The genomic segment CCTATtaagtactttctttatagattgagctacagatctgaaatttgggatacagccACATTTTGGCAGTATATACTGCCagatgactagaagattttgttgatattcgcacattttggtactaaaacgtacaatatggcaccttctttacgaattgagctacagctctgaaatctGGAATACAATTACATGTAGGCAATATGTACCGAGCGACAagaagatttcgctgaaatttgaaacagtgagtagcttaagacCTCcccacccaaatatagttcaggtcggactttattcagatatagctgccatatagaccgatctgccaattaaggggtttgaagcccagacagcctcctgatatctgacctaaatatggattacatCGGACtctattgagatatagctgccatatggaccgatctcccgataagcagtcggaagaccataaaagctttatttattacccgatttcgctaaaattttgaacagtgaatagttcgacgtaaatatggttcagattgaactacatttagataaagctgccatatagaccgatttgccaataaagggtctaatgcccataaatgctttattttttatccgatttcgctgaaatttgaaacagtgaatagttttaagcttcccgatatctgaccctaatatggtccatatcggactgtttttatatatagctgccatatatagcgatctgtcgataaggggtctgaagcccataaaaactcaaattattacccggtttcgctgaaatttgaaacagtgggtagttttaggtctcccgacatccgtcccaaatatggttcggatcagagcatatttagatatagctgccatatagaccgatctcccgataaagggtctgaagcgtataaaagctttattttttatccgatttcgctgaaatttgaaacagttagtagttCAAGGCCACCgaccgccatccgacccaaatatggtaaagatcggactgtatttagatatagtccgaccGATGTAccgattaggggtctgaagctcataaaagctttatttattacccgattttgttgaaataaagttcaacagtgacttatatgtaTTACAccgctcaatgtccgtgccgatttggggtgcataagttatccaattttcaccggattgtgacgaaagggggtttacatttatacccgagatggtgggtatccgaagttcggcccggccgaacttaatgcctttttataccctccaccataagatggggggtatactaatttcgtcattctgtttgtaactactcgaaatattcatctgagaccccatacagtatatatattcttgatcgtcgcgacatttctagccatgtccgtctgtctgtccgtccgtctgtctgtctgtctgtcgaaagcacgctaactttcgaaggagtaaagctagccgcttgaaattttgcacaaatacttcttattagtataggtctgttggtattgtaaatgggccatatcggtccatgttttgatatagctgccatataaaccgatcttgggtcttgacttcttgagcctctagagtacgcaatttttatccgattggaattaaattttgcaagacgtgttttgttatgatatccaataaatgtgccaagtatggttcaaatcggtccatgttttgatatagctgccatataaaccgatcttgggtcttgacttcttgagcctctatagtgcgcaattcttatccgattggaatgaaattttgcacgacgtgttttgttatgatgtccaacaactgtgccaagtatggcgtaaatcggttcataacctgatatagctgccatatcaaccgatcttgggtcttgacttcttgagcctctagagtgcgcaattcttatccgattggaatgaaattttgcacgacgtgttttgttatgatatccaataaatgtgccaagtatggtttaaatcggtccatgttttgatatagctgccatataaaccgatcttgggtcttgacttcttgagcctctagagtgcgcaattcttatccgattggaatgaaattttgcacgacgtgttttgttatgatgttcaacaactgtgctaagtatggttcaaatcggtccataacctgatatagctgtcatataaaccgatcttgggtcttgacttcttgagcctctagaggtcgcaattattatccgatttgcctgaaattatgttctacggatcctctcatgaccatcaacaaacgtgtttattatgatctgaatcggtctatagcccgatacagctcccatataaatcgatctctctattttacttcttgagcccccaatgggcgcaattcttattcgaattggctgacattgtacacaggcctccaacatgtaataatataataatagcagagcaaatcttttcttatatccttttttgcctaagaagagatgtcgggagaagaactcggcaaatgcgatccctcgtggagggtatgtaaaaaATGAGCGGCATTGCTCTCCATTTCCGCAGTAAACCAATTTTAAGTAGTTTCTATATGTTACTGACCAcctattttgtttaaaataaaaataaattttttaatattgacCTTGTGCAGTGCATTCTCTAAAATAATcgaattgttttgtttcttttttttagatCAACAAAAATACCAACAATTCAATCAAGTGATTCACAGGCTACATTGTCGGTGGGCATAAAGAAGCCAAATACATTTGGGCACTGCCAATCAAGGGGGTACAACGAACAgcaagcaaaataaaaattgttggcATCTATTGCACAAAATCGTTTAAGCAAATCGCTTCCTTAGCTAATCGGTTCTTCCTAGTTCCCCATTATGTCTCTCACCTATAGTCTTCGCACTCCATATGTGAGACATGTGCGTTGCGAGTCGCACAGTGATTACGATACTCCCGGCTATACGGTTAATTTTCATCAACCTGTGCTCGATTATTTGGATGTCAAAACGCAACATTTGCATGGGGCCCCCTCGCACACTCCTTGGTCCAATGAGGTGGGGTCAAGACATTATAAATCAAACACCACCTTGAATCAGCATAATGCTGTCAAGACCCTCAAAGTGGAGCATGAAATTGAAGACAGAACTGAGGACATTATAACAGATCTGCACCTAAAACATCGTACGCCATTCGATGAACTGCCCATTTATGACCCTTCTCATGTCACCCGACACACTCATCCCGACAAGGTGTCCGAGCAGGCACAAAAGCGCATACGTTATCTAAATCAACGTCAGCTGGAAAATCAAATCAAGGAAGATACCCAGCAAATAATTGAGCGCATTAGCAAATTGGAGTTGAGAAATAATGAGTTGCCGCGTGAGGTTGAGCGTCAAGTGCGTGGCATATATTCCAGGGTACTGCCACCAGTGGAGCCAACACAAGTTGAGGTCTTCGATGCCATTGCCGATCGCACAAGTAGGGCAACATCACGTGTTCGCTCTGGCACCCCGGAAGGTCCTCAGCGTATGCCTTATGCTCCGTATATGCAACTAATAGATGACCGCCGTACCAGCAAACTATTCAAACAGGTCACCTCTTCGCTGAAAGAATCGAAGCGTATACTTCGCAAAATGGATGGTAGAATCGAATGTGATTTCTATAAATGCAGCCTCAATGACAGATGTTGGTTGTGTCGCAAACTGATGCGCAACAATTCGCGTCTTCATTACCATCACTAGCTTCTTCAAATGGCCACTTGTTTTCCATGGGTCTAACGATGTCTAAGATTTCTGCCAAAGTGTGTTGAGTCCCAAAATGCCTTCACGTACATCTGTAACAGTTTGATTCTGGGTTAGCTTTATTAAATTATAGTACAATTAACATGTggatgtgttttatatttaagttcgaaatttcgatatttgttGCTAATACGTAGCGCACATATTTTTCCATTTGCCACAAAATAAAGAGAAATGCCAATTTTAAGACTTTGAACAAGAATGTTACACACTTTGACCACAAAGTCCAAAATGGgagtaaaaccagtaaggaaaggctaaagtcgggcggagccgactatataataccctacacctaccctacaattataaaatcgggcaatgcaaatgcaaattttgcccataaacattgcactaaggaacaggggcaaacttctcacatatcaatgagtgcagtccgattgaagtttaagctcaatgataagagcctcctttttatagtccaggccgaacggcgtgccgcagtacgacacctctttggagagaagttttacatggcatagtacctcacaaatgttgccagcattaggaggggaaaaccatcgctccaagtttttttccgatggtctcgccaggattcgaacccagacgttaagcatcataggcggacatgctaacctctgcgctaaggtggccttcAAATTAGGGCAATAATtatatgtatatggaagctatatctaaatctgaaccgaattttttttcggacagatcgtttgaaaattgtttttactgcaaatcaggcgataaatatatatgggagctatatccaaatataaaccgattttgatgtaaTCTCGCAGATacgttaaaatcagtaacaaaacaatccgtgccaaattttatgccgatcagtcgaaaatttttaatactACGGCCataaaagtgcaaatcgggcgttacatacatatgagagctatatctaaatctgaaccgattttgatgaaatttcgtatatatgttaaaatcggtaacaaaacaatccgtgcctaattttgtgcagatcggttgaaaattgtggtaactacgaccatttaagtgcaaatcgggcgatacatatatatgggagctatatctaaatctgaaccgatttttatgaaatttcgtaGATATGTTAAagtcggtaacaaaacaatccgtgcctaattttgtgcagatcagtcGAAAATGTTTgatactatggccatttaagtgcaaatcgggcgatacatatatatgggagctatatctaaatctgaaccgattttgatgaaatttcgtatatatgttaaaatcggtaacaaaacaatccgtgcctaattttgtgcagatcggtgcaaaattgtagttactatggccatttaagtggaaatcggacgaaacatatatatggaagctatatctaaatctgaaccgatttaaatgaaatttcgcagacattttaagatcagtaacaaaacaatccgtgccaaattttatgcagatctgTCGAAAATGTTTgatactacggccatttaagtgcaaatcgggcgatacatatatatgggagctatatctaaatctgaacagatatttatgaaatttcgcacatatgttaaaatgaataacaaaacaatccgtgccaaattgcatgcagatcggttgaaaattgtggtaactacgaccatttaagtgcaaatcgggcgatacatatatatgggagctatatccaaatctgatccaatttttCCCAAAATCGATAGCGTTTGTCCTTTAGCCAAAAAAGatgtatgtgaaaaattttgtgacgattggacaacaaatacgacctgtgccttgattacaagaatacatggactcacagacggacggacatacggacttggctaaatcgaatcagaaagtgattctgggtcgatcggtatacttatcaatgggtctagctcttccccttcttgcgttgcaaacaaatgcacaaacttaaaataccctgtaccacagtggtggtgtagggtatgcaaATATGAAGAACaactggttcagagaacatattgtcttgtcataggtggagcgatgaggaccacgcccactagggtacgggagactattctagatatctgacccattgacatacatattaagtatgaggtagccactgcggctatgagacttaaggcgatggcagaatggattgaggatgggagcagttcataccattgcggtataatccaggcggtgataggaaacctgtaaggaagggaagaggtttccgatcggatacctgagatgaactttgaagtcgagtgcgaggcactgctgccaacggcacagtcttggattgacggaaccctagtattgccatctggaagatcatgttacacgtatgGATCAGAGCTAAATCCaggcctggaggtctacattgagaacccaagggactgagatctgttttagactgcctgaccataatacggtcctgcaggcggatatccgggcgatcacggaatgcgtacagtggggacgtcgagtgtgaacatctttccggacaataaaattgccataagggcaataacaatcaggacggtaaggtcacgaacagtcttgctttgattaacgccttctctgaggatgacaaaatccgcatcgtttgggtgccgggccataacggagtaagggcaaAGGAAAtcgcagacgatttggcggtaaaggccagaggactaccctcaataaacttggtttacccgaagcctttcgggtcgacgcagtccgagttaagggagtgggcgacgaatgctcatgcAACCCTATGGAAAAGCGAAATGGTCGGTGggacaacgaaaatcctatgggagatcTGGAtaatgagaagacgaggctattgctgaaaagaagaagctagaggacagtggagctttcggtatcataagagGACACATATGACTACAGTTTTACAAAATCAGTgaggcaaatgatagcatgtgtggggcatgtaGAGAAgatatgagacgttggagcatttcttatgtcattgcccggtttttgcggctaacagacatctgCACTTAGGTGGgcacacaataccaggcatgaaccaacttagggcagtggtattgaaaacaattaagaattttgtaagtagcacggaattcctgacttttctttttcgagtttactttacttagtatttagaacgcacaacaagccgattactggcctaggtgtatttccatagtgctatggggtggattaatatccgcaccctcttttcaacctaacgttACCTTACCTTTCACACAGAACGTTCGGTAGTTTCTGGTGTGCAAAGGGGAAGGAGTCTATTCCTCTACAATTGACACATACTTTCTGGTGTACGGGAGAAAgtgtgctgaggttccaatcatcgggaatgCGTTCTTCCAGGCAGATTGCACAGATTAGCTGATGCAGCGTGTCAGCTACGTCGTAAACAGTTCAGCCGGTAAGCCATcatctcctgctgccttattgccTTATTTCTGCCTTATTTCTCCCACatactataccatcatcagggacttGTTCTGTGGTATACTCCCTACCACCATCAGCGGATACCAACAGCTGTGAAATATACATATCCTCAGCGCATTATCTGTATTTGTTatcagatttctttctttgtctctgcgggAGGATGTACCTATGCCAAAGCCATGGTTGATGATGTTAAAttcttggtagaattttcggacttcattctggttcctgaacatctcgattcgctttcttttttcttcttattcTTGCGGAATAGATTAGCTGATGCTGCGTGTCAGCTACGTCGtaaacagttcagccggcaGACCATcatctcctgctgccttattgtttttccgCCTGTTTTTCTCCCACATACCATGCCATCATCAGGGACTTGTTCTGTGGTATACTCCTTACCACCATCAGCGGATACCAACAGCTGTGAAATATACATATCCTCAGCGCACTATCTGTATTTGTTATCAGATTTGtttctttgtctctgcgggAGGATGTACCCATGCCAAAGCCATGGgtttgatattaaattcttGGTagaacatctcgattcgctttcttttttcttcttcttcttgcggagtagacgtttttcctctctccatatctcccgatacctctactTCACcgttgctactgactgtaatgttaccctgtatgccgcattcttgacttCGTTAGCTTTTTGACCCTCTTGGTCGTACTATTGGTTTCTTGGTGGAGGCGTACCCAAGAACCCATGGgatgggcaatggtttgccattgcacTGCTCGAGACAGAAAGTGTTTTCTTCATGCCATTGGGTTAGCCGAGTGGATTTTGCCGttgccacctgttgtgtttgcagcttacGATGGGTTCCTTGGCGGTATATTTTGGCAATAGTTccgtccagcttccgtgcagtgtcagatcgtacgtttTTCACCACACTTAAACGGGTGTAaaactttgctgcaacaagataatgGTCGAGAGAGGAAGTGTTTTCTTTAAGCCATTGGGTTAGCCGAGTGGATGTTGCCGttgccacctgttgtgtttgcagcttacGATGGGTTCCTTGGGGGTGGATTTTGGCAATGGTTccatccagcttccgtgcagtctCAGATCGTTCGTTTCTCACCATACTTAGACGGGTGTGAAACTTTGCTACAACAAGGTAATGGTCGAGACAGGAAGTGTTTTCTTCAAGCCATTGGGTTAGCCGAGTGGATTTTGCCGttgccacctgttgtgtttgcagcttacGATGGGTTCCTTGGCGGTATATTTTGGCAATAGTTccgtccagcttccgtgcagtgtcagatcgtacgtttTTCACCACACTTAAACGGGTGTAaaactttgctgcaacaagataatgGTCGAGACAGGAAGTGTTTTCTTTAAGCCATTGGGTTAGCCGAGTGGATGTTGCCGttgccacctgttgtgtttgcagcttacGATGGGTTCCTTGGGGGTAGATTTTGCAATGGTTccatccagcttccgtgcagtctCAGATCGTTCGTTTCTCACCACACTTAGACGGGTGTGAAACTTTGCTACAACAAGGTAATGGTCCTAGTCGATGTTCGCCCCTCGTGTGAAGCTTTCGATAATGGAAACCATGTTatttgccgcggcgaagtctattagcctcaatcccaTATTGGAAGTTTTTCCTGTGggctaaattttccaagtgtTTGTCCAAAGATATTtgccttccctattttcgcattaaatctcccagaaacaattttaaaatcataGGCGGGACAGCGATCAAATTGTTTTTCTGGGCGTTTGCAGAAAATgtcttctgtctgtttgtcctttTTGGTCGGGACAAGGGCGCCAATTAGGCTgattataagaattttgcctttaagcggattgtggctagcgtTTAATTCATCGGAGCAAACCTGCAGACAAGATGTATCAATCTCCGACTAACCAAAGAGGTAGCTTTTATAATATAGGGCGTCACCTCTCGGTGTTGTTGTGATGCCTTCCCCGAAGCATCGCACTTCTTGTATGGCGGTAATGCCTTCTCCAATACAAGAAGTTTGAACATTCCAGGTTCTTAGAACGTTTGCAGGAGCCGTTAAGTATTCTGTTAAACAATACTAGGTATGTGCTTCAATATCATCTGCTGTACACTGTGATTGATTTGACCAAATtgatcaaaatttaaattttttcctgtGTAGCATTGATCCAAAATTTGAATGTTAACACCTTTCAAAAGATTTTCGTGATCGCCACCAAGTGCATAAATCCGTCCCACTCAATTTCAATTGAGTAatgcaacaataaaaaaaaccatgGAAATCACGGCTCAAAGTGAATTTTTGTGGCAATTGCTGGTCATAATTTATAAAGTCATTTTTAGGAAACGACGATGCACTCACATACTCATAAACTCACATACTCTTGAGCgttattaaaaattaagacTTTGCCAACCCATTGAATAACCTTACACCTGCAGCCGTTTCTCATCGCATTGggatattgtttttgttttatatatatatattttttttttgtttttgtcttctgTAGCATTATttaacatttttggtttttttcagctTTTCTCAGTTTTTGCCAAATTCTCAAGAGCCACGAATTAACAAGCGAGCGATACAAGCAAAACATGACTTTTATTAGTTTTGCTTAAAGGTTCATTCATAACATGTTATTACTACTAAGTCGACGGTTATtttgtgttgtttgtttttcttggcCCACTACCGAGATTTGAATTTTCGATAAATCCATGTTTATTTTTGCAAGACCTCAATCACCTACAAACATAACAACGAACATTGCACTTGCCACGACCACAAAGACGGAACCAACCAcactatctgtctgtctgtctgtccgtctgtctgtcactcAGTCAGTCTGTCAGAAGTCAGCAAACAGCCAGGTGGGACAATAGCAAATGCCGCCGAATGGCGTCAACTTACATGTGTGACCAAAATGCTAGCAGTATGCGAGTAATTGATTAAAAtgcaataaacaaacacaataaGCTTCGCATGCAACCATCAACATACCTAAGTGGTTTTATACATGACATTTTCAAGCTCATAATTTTGCCCACAGCGAAAGGAAGAGTAATAAAGGGGCAGAAACGAAATCGATCTAAATTTTTAAGCTATCTGTTAAATAATATATTGCAAGaatttcggatttttttaaactatACCTTTACGAGGGTtgacttttatattttgggataagagaaatattaatcatcgaaaatttcctttattgtttttcaaaatgttctcCATTAAGATCATATACCCTTTGGCATgcgtctgaaccaattttcaaaGCACTTTTACCACTCTGATTAAGGTAACTCCAAAGCATGCATTCTGAACCCATCAACCGCTTTtttaggtgtcgaaaaacgttgaactctgattttattttttaggtaCGGGGTTAAAaaggaagtcattcggtgccaagtcaggactacacggcggatgactcaaatcatcatcaaatcgatgttttgagtgctcaaaaatgcagttgtttcagccgttgtgtgagagctcgcattgtcgtggtgaagagtgatccatcTTTGACGGTTGGTTTACCTGATTTCTTCCCAccaccactcagaattgactgttcggTGTTGTTCTTGTGGAACGATTGCGACATGTTCAGAGTTGCCGAA from the Stomoxys calcitrans chromosome 1, idStoCalc2.1, whole genome shotgun sequence genome contains:
- the LOC106090047 gene encoding paramyosin, short form, with the protein product MSLTYSLRTPYVRHVRCESHSDYDTPGYTVNFHQPVLDYLDVKTQHLHGAPSHTPWSNEVGSRHYKSNTTLNQHNAVKTLKVEHEIEDRTEDIITDLHLKHRTPFDELPIYDPSHVTRHTHPDKVSEQAQKRIRYLNQRQLENQIKEDTQQIIERISKLELRNNELPREVERQVRGIYSRVLPPVEPTQVEVFDAIADRTSRATSRVRSGTPEGPQRMPYAPYMQLIDDRRTSKLFKQVTSSLKESKRILRKMDGRIECDFYKCSLNDRCWLCRKLMRNNSRLHYHH